From the Lathyrus oleraceus cultivar Zhongwan6 chromosome 4, CAAS_Psat_ZW6_1.0, whole genome shotgun sequence genome, one window contains:
- the LOC127135925 gene encoding uncharacterized protein LOC127135925: protein MGQSKIILKTLDNIKQKFTEPIDDYLNRFRLLKARCFTQVLEHELVEMAAGGVDYSIRKKLDTQYLRDMTQLADRVRHLERLKEEKARANRNKRVAYVEFNEDNEGPYDEPSNFDKIEIDLAELKQGSPYSCKVLAPSNGKNPIEPEKNDKFPKKTYTFDVTKYDEIFDLLVKDGQMIVPSGAKMPPLEQRKKKEGILKFREKPRSQMKIDFDPLQVADAHYIEPDDVDMAEVTDDFNNTIKMAEVTEDFIHKGSHGQGF, encoded by the exons ATGGGACAGTCGAAGATTATTCTAAAAACGTTGGACAACATCAAGCAAAAGTTTACTGAGCCAATTGATGACTATTTGAATAGATTCCGCTTATTAAAAGCCAGATGTTTTACGCAAGTTCTAGAACATGAGTTGGTTGAAATGGCCGCTGGAGGCGTtgattattccattaggaagaaatTGGACACCCAATACTTGAGGGATATGACCCAACTGGCTGATAGGGTTCGACACCTAGAGCGTTTGAAGGAAGAAAAAGCTAGAGCCAATAGGAATAAGAGAGTGGCCTACGTTGAATTTAATGAAGATAACGAAGGACCATATGATGAGCCTTCAAACTTCGACAAAATCGAGATTGACCTTGCTGAACTAAAACAAGGCTCTCCCTATTCCTGTAAGGTCTTAGCTCCTTCGAATGGAAAAAACCCCATCGAACCGGAAAAGAATGATAAATTTCCTAAGAAAACTTATACGTTCGACGTTACAAAATATGACGAAATCTTCGACTTGTTAGTTAAGGATGGTCAAATGATAGTGCCTTCTGGTGCTAAAATGCCCcctttagaacaaagaaagaaaaag GAAGGAATACTCAAATTCAGAGAGAAACCCAGGAGCCAGATGAAGATTGACTTTGACCCTCTACAAGTAGCTGACGCTCACTACATAGAGCCAGATGATGTAGACATGGCCGAAGTCACTGATGACTTTAACAACACCATTAAAATGGCCGAAGTTACTGAAGATTTTATTCACAAAGGCAGTCATGGTCAAGGTTTCTGA